One stretch of Roseimicrobium sp. ORNL1 DNA includes these proteins:
- a CDS encoding sigma-70 family RNA polymerase sigma factor — translation MKTDLALLQRYHHHGDASAFAELVRTHAGMVYATAQRVTRDAALAEDVAQEAFLKLARASHQTIESVGAWLHHVTRQRACDAIRSKVARQRYEPVAEHWHDSMPAHEASWTEIEPLVDEVLDALPEESRTLLVEQCAQQEIAQRMGVSQSTISRKIETALQALRDGLAKNGVLCGAGFAGLLTTHSAQAAPPTLVTSLNKVSMAGAGMSATGALAASSVLITMTTTTKILLATGAVAAIGIPLILHHSGDGPASKLPVVSTASSQPQTQRGFATFTPASKPEPVVDQQSRQLTEEEKQWEEAMAIPDDRALILAYFKKLGGRVREEYVEQDIAKVVKDNFGGSQAALEQELLKDGLTLDQFRQKRQEDMIIAVMKARATQDINIADPKKRAIAKEEAFKEWIQELRENGGKGSR, via the coding sequence ATGAAGACCGACCTCGCCCTGCTGCAGCGCTACCATCACCACGGTGATGCGAGTGCGTTTGCCGAACTGGTGCGCACCCATGCGGGCATGGTGTATGCCACGGCACAGCGGGTGACGCGCGATGCGGCGCTGGCAGAGGACGTGGCGCAGGAAGCCTTCTTGAAACTGGCGCGTGCCAGTCATCAGACCATCGAGTCCGTGGGTGCCTGGTTGCATCATGTGACGCGACAACGCGCCTGCGATGCCATTCGCAGCAAGGTGGCGCGGCAGCGCTATGAGCCTGTCGCGGAGCACTGGCATGACTCCATGCCTGCGCATGAAGCCTCGTGGACAGAGATTGAACCACTCGTGGATGAAGTGCTGGATGCTCTGCCGGAGGAGTCGCGCACACTCCTCGTGGAGCAATGTGCCCAGCAGGAAATAGCGCAACGCATGGGTGTAAGCCAGTCCACCATCTCCCGAAAGATTGAGACGGCTTTGCAGGCCCTGCGCGATGGCCTCGCAAAAAATGGTGTGCTGTGTGGCGCCGGTTTCGCTGGTCTGCTGACAACACACTCGGCGCAAGCGGCGCCACCCACGCTGGTGACTTCACTCAACAAGGTCAGCATGGCCGGCGCAGGCATGAGCGCCACGGGGGCGCTGGCTGCATCCTCAGTCCTGATCACCATGACAACCACTACCAAGATCCTTCTTGCAACCGGGGCGGTAGCCGCCATCGGTATTCCGTTAATTCTACATCATAGTGGAGATGGGCCGGCGTCGAAGCTTCCAGTAGTCTCCACGGCTTCATCGCAGCCACAAACTCAACGCGGTTTTGCCACCTTCACACCCGCATCGAAACCGGAGCCCGTGGTTGATCAACAGTCCCGGCAACTCACCGAGGAGGAGAAGCAGTGGGAGGAAGCGATGGCCATCCCTGACGATCGGGCTCTGATTCTGGCCTACTTCAAAAAGTTGGGAGGAAGGGTTAGGGAGGAGTACGTCGAGCAGGACATCGCGAAGGTGGTGAAGGACAACTTCGGCGGCAGTCAGGCTGCTCTCGAACAGGAGCTTCTGAAGGACGGATTGACTCTGGACCAGTTCAGACAGAAACGGCAGGAAGACATGATCATCGCCGTCATGAAGGCGCGGGCTACGCAGGACATCAACATCGCGGACCCAAAGAAACGTGCCATTGCGAAGGAGGAGGCCTTCAAGGAGTGGATTCAGGAGCTGCGGGAGAATGGTGGGAAGGGGAGTCGGTAG
- a CDS encoding sigma-54 dependent transcriptional regulator, translating to MKRPSRVLIVDASAEDAARTADALREGGYEVSIATNGTEGIDAALGEDVDAVVTEYRLPGAGGLQVISTVHIKKPRLPLILLTGARDGDVAIHAVKSGAYDILPKPVDGAELRSVLEEAIAAARQMSKPVEIGRVYEEQDTLIGKSRAMGRVYRELAKIAATPVTVLIRGETGTGKELIARALYQHGHRAHKPFIAVNCAAIPESLLESELFGHEKGAFTGAVSARIGRFEQAHNATLFLDEIGDMDLHLQAKLLRVLQEKRIQRVGGREDIPVDVRFIAATHRNLEDMINKGEFREDLYYRLNVATIQLPPLRERPEDLPLLVDYFLAKYAEDFGIEKASIAPEAVQCLQQQPWPGNVRQVQNILRKALLKRRSYTITEDDVRELIAESALVRPRQEQNTLAEAAGQMLRRAMDGEIPGAYAEMQRLMERELIGAAMDLSEGNKAKAARWLGISRLTLREKLHQHGLNGK from the coding sequence ATGAAACGTCCGTCCCGTGTCCTCATCGTCGATGCCTCGGCGGAAGATGCTGCGCGCACAGCGGATGCACTCCGGGAGGGTGGCTATGAAGTCAGCATCGCCACCAACGGTACGGAGGGCATCGATGCCGCTCTCGGAGAAGACGTGGACGCCGTGGTCACGGAGTACCGGCTCCCTGGCGCGGGTGGATTGCAGGTCATCTCCACGGTGCATATCAAAAAGCCGCGCCTGCCCTTGATTCTCCTCACCGGAGCTCGCGATGGCGATGTGGCCATCCACGCCGTGAAGAGCGGCGCGTATGACATCCTGCCCAAGCCGGTGGATGGCGCGGAATTGCGCAGTGTGCTGGAGGAGGCCATCGCGGCTGCGCGCCAGATGTCGAAGCCGGTGGAAATCGGCCGGGTGTATGAGGAGCAGGACACACTCATTGGCAAGAGCCGCGCCATGGGCCGGGTGTATCGCGAGCTGGCAAAGATTGCTGCGACTCCGGTGACCGTGCTCATCCGCGGCGAGACCGGCACGGGCAAGGAACTCATCGCTCGCGCGCTCTACCAGCATGGCCACCGCGCACACAAGCCCTTCATCGCGGTGAACTGTGCCGCCATCCCGGAGAGTCTCCTCGAGAGCGAACTCTTCGGTCATGAGAAGGGCGCCTTCACTGGCGCGGTGAGCGCGCGTATCGGCCGCTTCGAGCAGGCGCACAATGCCACACTCTTCCTCGATGAGATCGGCGACATGGATCTCCACCTGCAGGCGAAGCTGCTGCGCGTGCTCCAGGAGAAGCGCATCCAGCGTGTGGGCGGTCGCGAGGACATCCCCGTGGATGTGCGCTTCATTGCCGCCACGCATCGCAACCTGGAGGACATGATCAACAAGGGAGAGTTCCGCGAGGATCTCTACTACCGCCTGAATGTGGCCACCATCCAGCTTCCACCGCTGCGTGAGCGCCCGGAGGACCTTCCCCTGCTGGTGGACTATTTCCTGGCCAAATATGCCGAAGACTTCGGCATCGAAAAAGCATCCATCGCACCCGAGGCGGTGCAGTGCCTGCAGCAGCAACCCTGGCCGGGCAATGTGCGCCAGGTGCAGAACATCCTGCGCAAAGCCCTGCTGAAACGCCGCAGCTATACGATTACAGAAGACGACGTGCGTGAACTCATCGCCGAGTCCGCCCTTGTCCGTCCACGACAGGAACAGAACACCTTGGCGGAAGCGGCAGGACAAATGCTGCGCCGCGCCATGGATGGCGAGATCCCCGGCGCCTACGCGGAAATGCAGCGCCTGATGGAACGCGAACTCATCGGAGCTGCCATGGATCTCTCGGAAGGGAATAAAGCCAAGGCGGCGCGATGGCTGGGCATCTCACGGCTTACCCTGCGTGAGAAGCTGCATCAGCATGGGCTGAACGGGAAGTGA
- a CDS encoding P-II family nitrogen regulator, with protein MKKIEAIIKPHKLDDVQEALRAVGVNGMTVTEVKGFGRQRGHTEIYRGSEYTVNFLPKVKVEVLVSADVADAAVKAILQGANTGKVGDGKIAIYNVEDVLRIRTGEHGVDAL; from the coding sequence ATGAAAAAGATCGAAGCCATCATCAAGCCCCACAAACTCGACGACGTCCAAGAAGCGCTCCGCGCGGTCGGCGTGAACGGCATGACCGTCACGGAAGTGAAGGGCTTTGGCCGCCAGCGCGGTCATACCGAAATTTACCGCGGCAGCGAGTACACCGTGAACTTCCTTCCCAAGGTGAAGGTCGAGGTGCTCGTCTCCGCCGATGTCGCGGATGCCGCCGTGAAGGCCATCCTGCAGGGCGCCAACACCGGCAAGGTGGGCGACGGCAAGATCGCCATCTACAACGTGGAAGACGTCTTGCGCATCCGCACGGGTGAGCACGGGGTGGACGCTCTGTAA
- a CDS encoding type II toxin-antitoxin system Phd/YefM family antitoxin: MKTELVTGLKRNATEILADLSADGEPILITQHGRPAAYLVDVEGYERLQRKVGILEIIARGEEAVEDNRVVSHAEAKKRMARYLR; encoded by the coding sequence ATGAAAACCGAGTTGGTGACCGGTCTCAAGCGCAACGCTACTGAAATACTGGCAGACTTGTCAGCGGATGGGGAACCAATTCTCATCACTCAACACGGGAGGCCTGCAGCCTACTTGGTCGATGTCGAGGGGTATGAACGCCTTCAGCGCAAAGTTGGCATCCTCGAAATCATTGCGCGGGGTGAAGAAGCGGTTGAGGACAACCGCGTGGTGTCTCACGCTGAAGCGAAGAAACGAATGGCGCGATACCTTCGCTGA
- a CDS encoding aminotransferase class III-fold pyridoxal phosphate-dependent enzyme: protein MSDSDSLISQYVMPNYGRYDFWPERGQGARVWDRDGREYLDFAGGVAVCPLGHCHPEVVQAISQQAATLIHVSNWYNIRQQGELAKMLVEDVLGIPGKCFFSNSGAEANEGLIKLARKFGVARPKADGSPRYEIITCTGSFHGRTFATMTATAQEKIHGGFGPLVPGFKYVTFNDVAELKAAVNENTIAILLEPVQGESGVNPVTPEFLRVAAQLRDQHDLLLLLDEVQCGLGRTGELAGWRSIVPGDEILPDAISWAKSIGSGYPLGSFWARDRAVGDAAGTRLCNLLSAGTHGTTYGGSPLACATGMATLNVILRDNLAAHAKTMGAFIASEALAWKLPALSEVRAFGFMIGFELNTPLIEANEAFKASGKLPSIWVAKLLMDAGLLVVPAGPKVIRWLAPMNTTEAEAREGLGIMQSVLSGLG from the coding sequence ATGTCTGATTCCGATTCTCTCATTTCTCAATACGTCATGCCCAACTACGGACGGTACGACTTCTGGCCCGAGCGCGGCCAGGGCGCACGCGTCTGGGACAGGGACGGCCGCGAGTACCTCGACTTCGCCGGTGGTGTGGCCGTGTGCCCGCTGGGTCATTGCCACCCGGAGGTGGTGCAGGCCATCAGCCAGCAGGCTGCGACACTGATCCACGTCTCCAACTGGTACAACATCCGTCAGCAAGGTGAGCTGGCAAAGATGCTCGTGGAGGACGTGCTGGGCATTCCCGGCAAGTGCTTCTTCTCCAACAGCGGCGCCGAGGCGAATGAAGGCCTCATCAAGCTCGCGAGGAAGTTCGGCGTCGCCCGGCCCAAGGCGGATGGCTCACCGCGCTATGAAATCATCACCTGCACCGGCAGCTTCCACGGCAGGACCTTCGCCACCATGACGGCGACCGCGCAGGAGAAGATCCACGGTGGCTTCGGCCCCCTGGTGCCCGGTTTCAAATACGTGACCTTCAACGATGTCGCGGAGCTCAAGGCTGCAGTGAATGAAAACACCATCGCCATCCTGCTCGAACCCGTGCAGGGTGAAAGTGGTGTGAATCCGGTGACGCCCGAGTTCCTCCGTGTCGCGGCTCAACTGCGCGACCAGCATGATCTGCTGCTGCTCCTGGATGAAGTGCAGTGCGGCCTGGGGCGTACCGGTGAACTTGCCGGATGGCGCAGCATTGTCCCCGGTGATGAAATCCTGCCGGACGCCATCAGTTGGGCGAAGTCCATCGGCAGCGGTTATCCGCTCGGTTCCTTCTGGGCGCGGGATCGCGCCGTGGGTGACGCAGCCGGCACTCGACTGTGCAATCTCCTGAGCGCCGGCACACATGGCACGACGTATGGCGGTTCACCGCTCGCCTGCGCCACTGGCATGGCCACACTCAACGTGATCTTGCGCGACAACCTCGCGGCCCACGCGAAGACCATGGGTGCATTCATCGCCAGTGAGGCGCTCGCCTGGAAACTGCCGGCGCTGTCGGAAGTGCGCGCCTTTGGTTTCATGATCGGTTTCGAGCTGAACACCCCGCTCATCGAGGCCAACGAAGCCTTCAAGGCCAGCGGCAAGCTGCCCTCCATATGGGTAGCAAAACTGCTCATGGATGCCGGACTCCTCGTCGTACCCGCCGGACCCAAGGTCATTCGCTGGCTCGCCCCGATGAACACGACTGAAGCCGAAGCCCGCGAAGGCCTTGGCATCATGCAGTCGGTGCTGAGCGGCCTGGGCTGA
- a CDS encoding HNH endonuclease, with the protein MPAKITPSQAKNFVRRALTAIVDPPPSIQALQQIWDHFDSRCAYCDLELTPGRKQAHYDHLVSKGGNALDNFVLSCATCNEKEKLDKDWETFLETKAPTSEIFGIRRARIVEWRQLACKQVVNVDPALLNMAECAVVEVLELFEEKVEELRRAKLSR; encoded by the coding sequence ATGCCCGCAAAAATTACACCGTCACAGGCAAAGAACTTCGTCAGAAGGGCTTTGACTGCGATCGTTGATCCGCCACCTTCCATTCAAGCGCTTCAGCAAATTTGGGACCATTTTGACTCCCGCTGTGCCTATTGTGATTTAGAGCTGACTCCCGGCAGGAAGCAGGCGCACTATGATCATTTGGTATCGAAGGGAGGCAACGCTTTGGACAACTTTGTTCTTTCCTGTGCCACCTGCAATGAGAAGGAGAAACTGGATAAGGACTGGGAGACCTTCCTTGAGACAAAAGCACCTACGAGCGAAATATTCGGTATTCGTCGGGCGCGGATAGTTGAGTGGCGGCAACTCGCATGCAAGCAGGTGGTCAATGTTGATCCGGCTCTCCTTAACATGGCTGAGTGTGCAGTGGTCGAAGTGTTGGAGCTTTTCGAGGAAAAGGTTGAGGAACTGCGACGAGCAAAATTGTCCAGGTAA
- the argB gene encoding acetylglutamate kinase, translating into MSLNDQISKAAVLLEALPYMQSFRGQTFLIKVGGSAMEEQSLVDSLLRDIVFLEAVGINPVLVHGGGKAINKAMKDSGLEAKFIGGLRVTDEATISIVEETLARVINPDLVERIKALGGRSIGLPGTTVFSGKRMLGKDPSTGQSVDLGFVGEVTECNTEVIDLAVAGEVVPVVSPVAREIGTRNTLNVNADIAACALAKKLKATKLIFLSDVLGVMRDPKDNATLIPTLDEASIAQLKKEGIISGGMIPKVDSALDSLHGGVGKVHMIDGRIPHSLVLECFTDRGIGTEITL; encoded by the coding sequence ATGAGCCTGAACGACCAGATCAGCAAAGCCGCCGTCCTGCTGGAAGCTCTGCCCTACATGCAGAGCTTCCGCGGCCAGACCTTCCTCATCAAGGTGGGTGGCAGCGCCATGGAAGAGCAGTCCCTGGTGGACAGCCTCCTGCGCGACATCGTCTTCCTCGAAGCGGTGGGCATCAATCCTGTGCTGGTGCATGGCGGTGGCAAGGCCATCAACAAGGCGATGAAGGACTCGGGCCTGGAAGCCAAGTTCATCGGCGGCCTGCGTGTCACTGATGAAGCTACGATCAGCATCGTGGAAGAAACGCTGGCTCGCGTCATCAATCCGGATCTCGTGGAGCGCATCAAGGCTCTGGGTGGCCGCTCTATCGGACTTCCCGGCACGACTGTCTTCTCCGGCAAGCGGATGCTTGGCAAGGATCCCTCCACCGGTCAGTCCGTGGATCTCGGCTTCGTGGGTGAAGTCACCGAGTGCAACACAGAAGTCATCGACCTCGCCGTGGCGGGTGAAGTGGTGCCGGTGGTCTCTCCGGTCGCCCGTGAAATCGGCACCCGAAACACGCTCAATGTGAATGCCGACATCGCCGCCTGCGCGCTGGCGAAGAAGCTCAAGGCCACCAAGCTCATCTTCCTCAGCGATGTGCTCGGCGTGATGCGTGATCCCAAGGACAACGCCACGCTCATCCCCACGCTGGACGAAGCCTCCATCGCCCAGCTCAAGAAGGAAGGCATCATCTCCGGCGGCATGATTCCGAAGGTGGACAGCGCCCTGGACTCCCTGCACGGCGGCGTGGGCAAGGTGCACATGATCGACGGACGCATCCCGCACTCCCTGGTGCTGGAGTGCTTCACGGATCGGGGCATCGGCACGGAAATCACGCTGTGA
- the argJ gene encoding bifunctional glutamate N-acetyltransferase/amino-acid acetyltransferase ArgJ, with the protein MSKDPPSAVEFPFKQVAGGVTAAKGFRAGAISCGIKNPNATRLDLTLIASDLPTHTEACFTTNKVKAACVRVSQQHVKVGDVRAIIANSGNANACTGPQGIADAKAMTKAAADKLGVKMRQVLVCSTGIIGMPMPIQRITPRIEELVQSLKSGPAGSEDAMHAIMTSDTKPKTFAVEVECEGATFRVGGIAKGAGMICPNMATMLAFITTDAKIQPGELKKATQAAVQETFNRITIDGDTSTNDTVIVMANGASEVPLIKSKSPCTEIFRAALKHVMMNLAKMIVRDGERVTKFVEIRVHGAKTHQDAKSVAETVAKSMLVKCSFHGGDPNWGRIIHAVGYANARVREELVDIYFGGLCAAKGGLSTSIPVKELEKVTAKANFTVTIDLNLGDACYNVFTTDLSEEYVDFNSSEYSAAVHSKRQTGLA; encoded by the coding sequence ATGAGCAAGGATCCCCCTTCCGCCGTAGAGTTTCCATTCAAGCAAGTCGCCGGCGGCGTGACCGCCGCGAAGGGTTTCCGTGCGGGCGCGATCTCCTGTGGCATCAAGAATCCCAACGCCACCCGTTTGGATCTCACGCTCATCGCCTCCGATCTGCCCACGCACACAGAGGCCTGCTTCACCACCAACAAGGTAAAGGCTGCCTGCGTGCGTGTCTCCCAGCAGCACGTGAAGGTGGGAGATGTCCGAGCCATCATCGCGAACAGCGGCAACGCCAATGCCTGCACCGGACCCCAGGGCATCGCGGATGCCAAGGCCATGACGAAGGCGGCGGCGGACAAGCTCGGCGTGAAGATGCGCCAGGTGCTCGTCTGCTCCACCGGCATCATCGGCATGCCCATGCCCATCCAGCGCATCACCCCGCGCATTGAGGAGCTGGTGCAGTCCCTGAAATCCGGCCCCGCGGGCTCGGAGGATGCCATGCATGCCATCATGACCAGCGACACGAAGCCGAAGACCTTCGCGGTCGAGGTGGAGTGCGAGGGTGCAACTTTCCGCGTGGGCGGCATCGCCAAGGGCGCGGGCATGATCTGCCCGAACATGGCCACCATGCTGGCCTTCATCACCACGGACGCCAAGATCCAGCCCGGAGAGCTGAAGAAGGCGACCCAAGCGGCAGTGCAGGAAACCTTCAACCGCATCACCATCGACGGCGACACCAGCACGAATGACACGGTGATCGTCATGGCAAACGGCGCCAGCGAAGTGCCGCTCATCAAGAGCAAGTCACCCTGCACGGAAATCTTCCGCGCGGCGCTGAAGCACGTGATGATGAATCTCGCCAAGATGATCGTGCGCGACGGCGAGCGGGTGACGAAGTTTGTGGAAATCCGGGTGCACGGCGCCAAAACTCATCAGGATGCCAAGAGCGTGGCGGAGACGGTGGCGAAGTCCATGCTGGTAAAGTGCTCCTTCCACGGGGGCGACCCCAACTGGGGCCGCATCATCCACGCCGTGGGCTATGCGAATGCCCGTGTGCGTGAGGAACTCGTGGATATCTACTTCGGCGGCCTCTGCGCGGCCAAGGGCGGTCTCTCCACCTCCATTCCCGTGAAGGAACTGGAGAAGGTCACGGCCAAGGCGAACTTCACCGTCACCATTGATCTGAATCTCGGCGACGCCTGTTACAACGTCTTCACCACGGACCTCAGCGAAGAGTACGTGGACTTCAACAGCAGCGAATACTCCGCTGCGGTGCACTCGAAGCGACAGACCGGACTGGCGTAA
- the argC gene encoding N-acetyl-gamma-glutamyl-phosphate reductase — MSSQVKVAVIGASGYSGRELLRLLLLHPHAEIVAVTSRALAGKPLVSEFPRFRGFPQAEALKFIAPDVAAIKALGATVAFLALPHGVAHEFATPLLDAGLKVIDLSADFRLRDASVYAEYYDHAHPSPALLGEAVYALPEWREDEIKKARLIACPGCYPTSVLVPLLPLLKAGLLDESPIAVSSMSGVSGAGRKESVSFLFCECNESVRAYSVPKHRHLSEIGQELDLAAGRKVRFTFVPHLIPVNQGIHTTIFAGLREGATIDDVGAAYASAYTGRPFVRLLGRNQCPDTKNITGTNFIDVGWAFDERAGRLILMSAEDNLVKGASGQAVQNFNLIHAFPEDTGLMVV; from the coding sequence ATGTCCTCCCAAGTGAAAGTCGCAGTGATTGGCGCCAGTGGCTACTCAGGCAGAGAGCTGCTGCGTCTTCTCCTGCTGCACCCGCACGCGGAGATCGTGGCCGTGACGTCACGCGCGCTGGCTGGCAAGCCGCTGGTTTCGGAGTTCCCGAGATTTCGTGGATTCCCGCAGGCGGAGGCCTTGAAATTCATCGCGCCCGACGTCGCCGCCATCAAGGCGCTTGGCGCCACGGTGGCTTTCCTGGCGCTGCCCCATGGCGTGGCCCACGAGTTTGCCACGCCTCTCTTGGATGCCGGGCTGAAGGTCATCGACCTCAGCGCGGACTTCCGTCTCAGGGATGCCAGCGTCTACGCGGAATATTATGATCACGCGCATCCCTCGCCAGCTCTGTTGGGGGAGGCGGTGTATGCCCTGCCCGAGTGGCGGGAGGATGAAATCAAAAAGGCGCGTCTCATCGCCTGCCCGGGTTGCTACCCCACGAGCGTGCTGGTGCCTCTGCTGCCGCTGCTGAAGGCGGGGCTGCTGGACGAGTCACCCATCGCTGTGTCCAGCATGAGCGGGGTGAGCGGCGCCGGTCGCAAGGAGAGCGTTTCCTTCCTCTTCTGCGAGTGCAATGAGAGCGTGCGCGCCTACAGCGTGCCGAAGCACCGGCACCTGAGCGAAATCGGCCAGGAGCTGGATCTCGCCGCGGGACGGAAGGTGCGCTTCACCTTCGTGCCGCACCTCATCCCGGTGAATCAGGGCATCCACACCACCATCTTTGCCGGATTGCGGGAAGGCGCCACCATCGACGACGTGGGAGCCGCCTACGCTTCCGCTTATACCGGCAGGCCCTTCGTGCGGCTGCTGGGCAGGAACCAGTGCCCGGATACGAAGAACATCACCGGGACGAATTTCATCGATGTGGGCTGGGCGTTCGACGAGCGCGCGGGCCGCCTCATCCTCATGAGCGCGGAGGACAACCTGGTGAAGGGCGCCTCCGGCCAGGCCGTGCAAAATTTCAATCTCATCCATGCTTTCCCCGAAGATACGGGGCTCATGGTCGTCTAA
- the hflX gene encoding GTPase HflX, whose product MFDIREKPNLVESALLVSACFRREDLAEARELLDELKDLVSTLSIGIADTITVHVRDMSPRYLTGTGKAKELMDHAKALGCDAIIFDNELSPGQQRAWEADSGLCVIDRHEVILDIFNLRARTREARLQVALARMEYSMSRLTRMWAHLDRQRGAGGAGGGGGGAGGGGGAARGEGELQLEIDRRLANKRVEKLRAELLEVRKQRDTQRKERSRVPLPHGAIVGYTNAGKSSLLNALTQSDVLAEDKLFATLDTTTRRMEMPDGQQILLTDTVGFVRKLPHDLVQSFRATLEEANLADFLIHVVDATHESAEKFMETTVEVLGEIGAGGKKTILAFNKIDLVTDPERLQELQHRHPDAVMISVKTGAGMEDLLHRVHEMVFDRVVRLDLRLPMNRLDLLALAHQEGKVLHEDYEADAAVVQCVVPKRLVSRFTPFAV is encoded by the coding sequence ATGTTCGACATTCGCGAAAAACCCAATCTTGTTGAGAGCGCCCTGCTCGTCAGCGCCTGCTTTCGCCGTGAGGATCTCGCAGAGGCACGCGAATTGTTGGATGAACTCAAGGATCTGGTCAGCACCTTGAGCATCGGCATTGCGGATACCATCACAGTGCATGTGCGGGACATGAGTCCCCGCTACCTCACCGGTACGGGCAAGGCGAAGGAACTCATGGACCACGCCAAGGCACTGGGATGCGATGCCATCATCTTCGACAACGAACTGTCGCCGGGGCAGCAACGTGCCTGGGAGGCAGACTCGGGGCTGTGCGTCATCGACCGGCACGAGGTCATCCTGGATATTTTCAATCTGCGGGCACGCACGCGTGAGGCGCGCCTTCAGGTGGCCCTGGCTCGCATGGAGTACTCCATGTCCCGCCTCACCCGCATGTGGGCGCACCTTGACCGCCAGCGCGGTGCAGGTGGCGCCGGCGGCGGTGGTGGTGGCGCAGGAGGTGGCGGCGGCGCAGCGCGTGGTGAAGGTGAACTCCAGCTCGAAATTGACCGGCGACTCGCGAACAAACGCGTGGAGAAACTCCGGGCAGAGCTCCTGGAGGTGCGCAAACAACGCGACACGCAGCGAAAGGAACGAAGCCGCGTACCCCTGCCCCATGGCGCGATCGTAGGCTACACGAACGCCGGCAAGTCCTCCCTGCTGAACGCGCTGACGCAAAGCGATGTGCTCGCCGAGGACAAACTCTTTGCCACGCTCGATACCACGACACGGCGCATGGAGATGCCCGACGGCCAGCAAATCCTGCTGACCGACACGGTGGGCTTCGTGCGCAAGCTGCCCCACGATCTCGTGCAGAGCTTCCGAGCTACCCTGGAAGAAGCGAACCTTGCCGACTTCCTCATCCATGTGGTGGATGCCACGCATGAGAGCGCGGAGAAATTCATGGAAACTACCGTGGAGGTGCTTGGGGAAATCGGCGCCGGCGGCAAGAAGACCATCCTTGCCTTCAACAAGATTGACCTCGTCACCGATCCTGAGCGTCTACAGGAACTGCAGCACCGGCATCCCGATGCGGTGATGATTTCCGTGAAGACAGGAGCGGGCATGGAGGATCTGCTGCATCGCGTCCACGAAATGGTCTTTGACCGCGTGGTGCGGCTCGATTTGCGTCTGCCGATGAACCGGCTGGATCTCCTCGCGCTAGCGCATCAGGAGGGCAAGGTGTTGCACGAAGACTACGAGGCGGATGCAGCCGTGGTCCAGTGTGTGGTGCCCAAGCGCCTGGTTTCGAGATTCACGCCATTCGCGGTGTAG